One genomic segment of Centropristis striata isolate RG_2023a ecotype Rhode Island chromosome 13, C.striata_1.0, whole genome shotgun sequence includes these proteins:
- the si:ch211-106h11.3 gene encoding CCN family member 1 codes for MGILLLFAVLQVVTVGLVTAGCPVVCECPAGPPSCPPGVSSVPDGCGCCKVCAAQLNQDCHEGRPCDHHKGLECNYGNDVGRTHGICRAKAEGRSCEYNGRIYQNGENFRAGCKHQCTCIDGAVGCVPLCPSHVPLASPACPAPQLVKVPGQCCLTIDCHKGTTVVPPVHRRPQPPAYPPYPFIPYPAYPFPKPYPKPYRKLYPYKPKKEKDTLGNELVEVGRKWDKPRGNKHLAAWRQVGDQCVVQTTSWSQCSRSCGMGVSSRVTNDNARCKLIKETRLCNIRPCSSMSIPVKKGRKCSRTHKAPEPHRLSYAGCRSTRLYRPNYCGVCRDGRCCSPRRTRTASVTFACPDGERFNRSVMFIQSCKCSDECNHLNEAAMPPQRWLYGDTHKFID; via the exons ATGGGGATACTGCTATTATTTGCTGTCTTGCAAGTGGTGACAGTGGGCTTG GTGACCGCTGGCTGTCCAGTGGTGTGTGAGTGTCCTGCGGGGCCCCCGTCCTGTCCTCCAGGGGTCAGCTCGGTTCCGGATGGCTGCGGCTGCTGCAAGGTGTGTGCTGCGCAGCTCAACCAGGACTGCCACGAAGGACGGCCCTGCGACCACCATAAAGGCCTGGAGTGCAACTATGGCAATGATGTGGGCCGTACCCATGGCATCTGCAGGG CAAAGGCAGAGGGCCGATCCTGCGAATACAACGGGCGGATTTATCAAAATGGCGAGAATTTCCGCGCTGGCTGCAAGCACCAGTGCACCTGCATCGATGGAGCAGTGGGCTGTGTTCCCCTTTGCCCCAGCCACGTGCCCCTGGCGTCCCCTGCCTGTCCCGCTCCACAGCTGGTCAAGGTGCCAGGCCAGTGCTGCCTCACCATCGACTGCCATAAGGGGACCACGGTGGTGCCCCCGGTGCACCGTCGACCACAGCCTCCAGCCTACCCACCTTACCCATTCATCCCCTACCCGGCCTACCCCTTCCCCAAGCCTTATCCGAAACCTTACCGGAAGCTGTACCCCTACAAACCCAAAAAGGAGAAGGACACCCTGGGCAACGAGCTGGTGGAGGTGGGGCGCAAGTGGGACAAGCCACGTGGAAACAAGCACCTGGCGG CCTGGAGGCAGGTGGGAGATCAGTGCGTGGTTCAGACTACTTCCTGGTCCCAGTGTTCCCGGAGCTGCGGGATGGGCGTCTCCTCTCGTGTTACCAATGACAATGCCCGGTGTAAGCTGATCAAGGAGACGCGTCTGTGCAACATTCGGCCCTGCAGCTCCATGTCTATCCCTGTCAAG AAAGGGAGGAAGTGCTCTCGTACCCATAAGGCCCCTGAACCTCACCGCCTGTCCTACGCTGGCTGCAGGAGCACTCGCCTGTACAGGCCCAACTACTGCGGCGTGTGTCGGGACGGCCGTTGCTGCTCCCCCCGTCGTACACGCACCGCCAGCGTGACCTTCGCCTGCCCTGATGGGGAACGCTTCAACAGGTCCGTCATGTTCATCCAGTCCTGCAAGTGCAGCGACGAGTGCAACCACCTCAACGAGGCCGCCATGCCTCCACAGCGATGGCTCTACGGAGACACACACAAGTTCATCGACTAG
- the ddx39ab gene encoding DEAD (Asp-Glu-Ala-Asp) box polypeptide 39Ab, translating to MAENDVDNELLDYEEDEEPQGAPETAAPAGKKEVKGSYVSIHSSGFRDFLLKPELLRAIIDCGFEHPSEVQHECIPQAILGMDILCQAKSGMGKTAVFVLATLQQIEPIDGQVSVLVMCHTRELAFQISKEYERFSKYMSSVKAAVFFGGMAIKKDEDVLKKNCPHIVVGTPGRILALIRNKTLTLKNVKHFVLDECDKMLEQLDMRRDVQDIFKITPHEKQVMMFSATLSKEIRPVCRKFMQDPMEVFVDDETKLTLHGLQQYYCKLKDSEKNRKLFDLLDVLEFNQVVIFVKSVQRCIALAQLLVEQNFPAIAIHRGMAQEERLSRYQQFKDFQRRILVATNLFGRGMDIERVNIVFNYDMPEDSDTYLHRVARAGRFGTKGLAITFVSDETDAKTLNDVQDRFEVNVAELPDEIDISSYIEQSR from the exons ATGGCAGAGAATGACGTTGATAACGAGCTGCTCGATtatgaagaagatgaagagccTCAAGGAGCACCTGAGACTGCGGCCCCAGCAGGCAAGAAGGAGGTGAAGGGTTCTTACGTTTCCATCCACAGCTCTGGCTTCAGAGATTTTCTGCTCAAGCCGGAGCTGCTCCGTGCCATCATTGACTGTGGCTTTGAGCATCCATCTGAAG tccagcATGAATGCATTCCACAAGCTATCCTGGGCATGGACATCCTGTGCCAAGCCAAATCTGGTATGGGCAAGACGGCCGTGTTTGTGCTGGCCACACTGCAGCAGATTGAACCTATTGATGGACAG GTGTCTGTATTAGTCATGTGCCACACGCGAGAGTTGGCCTTCCAGATCAGTAAAGAGTACGAGCGTTTCTCCAAGTACATGTCTTCAGTAAAGGCAGCAGTATTCTTTGGTGGCATGGCCATTAAGAAGGACGAGGATGTCTTGAAGAAGAACTGTCCTCATATTGTGGTGGGAACGCCGGGCCGAATCCTCGCTCTCATCCGGAACAAGACCCTCACCCTGAAGAACGTCAAGCACTTTGTCCTGGATGAGTGTGACAAAATGTTGGAGCAGCTAG ACATGAGGCGTGACGTACAGGACATCTTCAAGATCACACCCCATGAGAAGCAGGTTATGATGTTCAGCGCTACCCTGAGTAAGGAGATTCGACCAGTCTGCCGCAAATTCATGCAGGAT CCTATGGAAGTATTTGTGGACGATGAGACCAAACTTACACTCCACGGCCTGCAACAGTACTACTGCAAGCTGAAGGACAGCGAGAAGAACCGCAAGCTCTTTGACCTGCTCGACGTGTTGGAGTTCAACCAG GTGGTGATCTTTGTCAAGTCAGTGCAGCGCTGCATCGCTCTGGCTCAGCTTCTGGTGGAACAAAATTTCCCTGCCATCGCCATCCACAGGGGGATGGCTCAGGAGGAGAG GCTGTCTCGCTATCAGCAATTCAAGGACTTCCAAAGGCGGATCCTGGTGGCCACTAACCTCTTTGGCCGAGGGATGGACATCGAGCGTGTCAACATTGTCTTCAACTACGACATGCCAGAAGATTCTGACACCTACTTGCACAGG GTTGCCCGTGCTGGTAGGTTTGGAACCAAAGGCCTGGCTATAACTTTTGTGTCAGACGAGACCGACGCCAAGACCCTGAACGATGTGCAGGACCGCTTCGAGGTCAATGTGGCCGAGCTGCCCGATGAGATTGACATCTCCTCTTACA TCGAGCAGTCCAGATGA